GTGGCGGAAGCAGCTCACCAGATGGTCATTGACCATGCCGGTGGCCTGCATGTGCGCATAGACGATCGTTGAGCCGACGAAGCGGAAGCCGCGCTGTTTGAGGTCCTGGCTGATCGTATCCGACAGCGGCGTGCGCGCCGGGATCTGCTTGAGCGATGTCCAGCGGTTCTGGATCGGCCGGCCGTCCACGAAACCCCAGATGTAGCGGTCGAAACTGCCGAATGCCTCCTGCACCGCGAGAAAGGCGCGCGCGTTGCTGACCGCGGATTCCACTTTGAGCCGGTTGCGCACGATGCCGGGGTTGGCGAGCAGTTTCTCGATGCGTTTGGCCGTGTAGCGCGCCACCTTTTCCGGGTCGAAGCCGTCGAAGGCGCGCCGGTAGTTCTCGCGCTTGTGCAGGATCGTGGACCAGGACAGACCCGCCTGCGCCCCTTCCAGTACGATGAACTCGAACAGCCTGCGGTCGTCGTGCACCGGCACACCCCATTCCGTGTCGTGGTAGGCGATGTACTGGGGGCTGACCTGCGACCAGGCGCAGCGCGACAGGGGGGGTTTCGTCGACATCGGTGGGGTTTTCGCTTGGCCCGCGCCAACCCTAGCAAAAGTCCGCCCGCGGCAGCCAGTTATACATATTTTGCTTTATTTTCAATAGATTAACGTTGCACCAAAATGGGGTTTGTCCCCCCTCGGCTGGCGGGTCTATACTGGCCGCGACCCCCAAAGACCCCCGGCCATGAGCGAGACGACCTACAAGACCTTTGCCGACTTCTACCCGTTCTACCTGGCGGAGCACAGCGACCGGACCTGCCGGCGCCTGCACTTCATCGGGTCGACGCTGGTGCTGTTCGTGCTGGTCTATGTCATCGCCACCGGCAACCTGCTGGCGCTGCTGCTGGCACCGGTGTTCGGCTACGGGTTCGCCTGGGTCGGGCATTTCTTCTTCGAGCACAACAAGCCGGCCACCTTCAAGTACCCGTTCTACAGCTTTGTCGGCGACTGGGTCATGTACAAGGAGATCCTGACCGGCAAGATCCGGTTCTGAAAGCCGGATAACGCATTCCAACAACAACAAATCCCTCCTCCTCGAAATTCTGGGGCCGCCTTCACCGGCGGCCCATTTTTTTGCCCCGGATCAGCCACTGCCGCTGAGGTAAATGCCCATGTCCTGCCACTGACCGCGACGCTCCGCCGCGCCTGCGCCACAATCGTGTGCGGCCTGCTCGAAGAGGGCCCTGGCCTGATCCTTCACGATCCAGAGCCTGGGCGCTGCGGCGGCGAGGCGCCGACAGATTTGCGGGATGTCCCCGGGCTCGCGGAACCGCAGCGTAACCAGCGGCGCATGCAGATACAGGTGCAGACCATAGCGGGCCGTGCGGTCGATGAACACAATCTCGACCGGCCGAACCGTGCCGATCGCCTGCCGGATCTCCGCGGCGAACGGGGCTGCATTGTGTTCATAGGGGAAACGGTCGCTGCCGGCCTTGAGTGCCAGCAGCAGCACGACCCACAGCGCCAGCGCTCCACGCTGCCATGCCGTCCACCGCAGGTCCTGCAACTCGCGCGCCGACAACAGTGACAGAGGCACGAACAGCGGCAGGATGTAGAGCGTGAGCCTGGAGCTCGACAGCATGAAGATCAACAGCGGTAGCAGGACCCAACATGTCAGTAACCAGCCAGCGGGCCGGGGCGCCGAGCGCGCCTTGCGCCAGTCGCCGGAGCGCAGTTGGCGGAATGCGGGCGGCAGGATGGCGAGGACCCATGGAAAACCGCCGCCCAGCAATCCGGGCAAATACAGGGTCAGCCCCTTGTACCACTCGCTGTTATGGAATTGATCGGAGGTCACCCGGGCGACGATTTCGTGTCCGATGAAATACGACAGCAATTCGGGCCGGCTGCCGATGACCGCTCCATACCAGCTGAGTCCGACCAGCGCAAACAAAAGCAGGCCTGATCCGGAAAACAGCATCCGCACACTGCCGGCGCCGCGCGCGCTCCACAGGAAAACCACGCAGGCCAGCAGCGGCAGCAGACCCGGCGGGCCCTTGGTCAGGAAGGCCAGACCATAGCCCAGCCACATCAGCAACAGCCAGCGCCGGCGGTCGGCCGGACCAGGACTCTGCCAGGCCGTGATAAAGCCGAACATCGCCAGGGTTTCCCAGAGGGTCAGCAAGGTGTCGGTGGTCAGCGTGTTGGCTGCCATGAAGGGCATGGGTGAGGTCGCATAGATGAGTGCGGGCAGCCAGGGTTTGCCGGGCAGCAGGCGGCGCCCGAGCCCATAGACCAGCAGGCCCGTGAACACGAAGGCCAGCGCGTGCGCGGCGCGCGCCGCCCACTCGTTGTAACCGAACAGGCGAATGCCACTGGCGATGGCCCAGTAGGTCAGCGGGGGTTTGGTGAAGTGCGGATGGCTCGGTGCCATCTGCGGCATCAGCCAGTCGCCGGTGCGCAACATTTCCAGCGCCACGTTGGAATAGCGCCCTTCGTCCGGATCATAGATGCCGCGGCTGCCCTGGAACGCAAACGCCAGCAGGAGCAGAAGCGGCAGCAGCCATCGCAGATCGTTGGAGATGCTGACGGGCATGCCGGCTAAGGGTGCTCGCGGGTTTCATCGGTCGTCGGCGTCGTCGTGATCGGGTCACTCCCGGGCATTCGCGTGGTCCAGCGGGTGTATGGGCCGTTCGTTCGGCAGAAGTCCGGGAGTGGCTGACGCAGCGCGCTTACCCGGGCCAAGACCCAGTATTCGCCATGCCAGCGGCCGAGATTCACCAGCGCCGGGTCGTCGAAGCAGGGCTTCTTCTTCAGTTGCTGGCGGCTGACCAGGAGCGCCGCGCCCGGATGCGTGCCCAGCCAGTCGATGCCCGCCGCCAGCTCGTTGGCGGTCTGAGGGTGATAGCCGAAATGAGTGACCGGACGATCGGCCTGCAGGATGAACTGCTCGGCGTAGTCCACGATGGCCAGCGCTTCATTCTGGTCCAGATGCGCGGCCACGGTTTGCATGAGTCCACGGCCGGAGCGCGAATCGTTGAACCAGGGCGCGGCCCACCAAGCGTAAATCTGCCAGAAGCCGAACAGCAGCAGTAGCAAAGCCAGCCCGCCGCGGGCAGGCCGCATGAACAGGGCAGACAACAGCCCGATCACGCCCATTGCGGCGAATAGCGGGACCGGACTCCGTTGCAATTCCGCCAGGGACTCGGCCACGGCCGGCGGCGGCTTCAGCTGGAGCAGCGCCGCCAGCCCGAGCAGCAGCAGCGACAGCACCAGTGTCGCCGTGAATCCCAGCCGCTGAACCGCAGGTCGCTGCCACAATGCCGGCAGAAACGGCGCGCTAGCCAGCGCCAGCGCCGGCAGCGCCGGAAGAATGTACAGCCCGCGCTTGCCCGCGCTGCAGCTGAAGAAAACCAGTACCAGGCCGACATAGCCCAACAGCAGCAGGATGCGCGCATCCCGTTCGCGCAGGCGCTGCCGCCATGCGACCGCCAGCCACGGCAACAGCAGAACCAGCGGCAGCCAGAACAGCGGGATGACCTCGACAAAGTAAAACCAGGGCGGCTTGGGATGCGCCCAGCCATCGGCGTAACGATCTACCGTCTGATGAAACAGCAAGTCGTTGCGGTACTCGGCCAGGGCCGGGTCGTCGCCGTGGCTTGTCGCCCACAACATCGGTGCGAGCCACAGCGAGATCGTCGCCACGAACAGCAATCCGCCAAGCAGCCAGTGCCCCGGGCCGCCACGCAGCGCCGGCAGGCCAGGCCAGCCGCGCCAGCGCGCATAGCCGTAAGGCAACAGGAGCAGGAGGGGCAGAAACCCCACAGCCTTGGTGATCACCCCGAAACCCATGGCGATGCAGGCCGTCCAGAACCAGCACCAGGCCGGTCCCAGCAGCAGATGCCGAAGCAGGCCGCAGAGGCCGAGCACGATCCAGAAGCATTCCAAGGCGTCGATTTGCGCCGTGCGCGCCTGGTCGGTGAATTGCACGGTGAACAACAGCGCAGCCGTCCCGAACAGTGCGGCACGCGGCGTCCACAAGCGGCGCCCCACGTCATAAACGAGCGCAAGAATGCCCAATGCGGCCAGCAGGCTCGGCAGGAGGAACGCATGCCGCAGCGATCCGGTCAGCCAGTAGAACACCGCGATCGTCCACATGAACAACGGCGGTTTGTCCGGGTACAGCTCGCCGGCGCGATGCGGGATCAGCCAGTCGCCGAACCACACCATGTCACGCGCGATCAGCGCGAAGCGCGGTTCGTCGGCAGGCCAGGGATCGCGCAAGCCTATGCCGGCACCCAGCATCAGCAGTGCAATGGCAAACAGCAGCCACAGCCCGCGCCGGGAGTCGGCGGTCAGGTGAACGGCGCGGCGGGAAGGATCAGGCGCAGACAAGCGGGGCGCTAGTATGGCCGCGCTCCGGAGGGCATCTTGACAGTCTGCCGCCTCGTGTCGAGATAAAGGTTATAGGCGGCGACGGAGAAAGGGAACAGGTTCGACAGGATGCCGACCGAGTCGTTTTTCCCGAAAACAAAATAGGCCAGCAACAGCAGGCTGCCGCTGATGCTCATATACCAGAACAGGCGGGGCACCACCGGCCGGCCCCAACGGCGCGAGGCCTGGACCTGCACCAGCCAGCGGCCGGCGAACAGCGCGACCCCGGCGTAGCCCACCAGCTTCCATGGCGTGACCACCAGCGCGTGATACTCGAACAGGATCTGATTCACCGTCCCTCCTGAAGTTTGCCGTGCCGGCCTACAGCTCGCGCACCTTGCCGGGCAGACGCGTTCTTCTGATGAGCCACATCACGCCAGCCAGATCCGCCAGACCGACCCACAGACGGTTGTGCAGACCGTACTTGGAGCGGCCATTCAGCCGCGGACGATGGCGGACTTCGACCTGGATCACTTGGCCGCCATGCCGGCGCACCAGCGCGGGCAGGAAACGGTGCATATGGTCAAAATAGGGCAGAAGGAAAAAACCGTCGCGAGAAAACAGTTTCAACCCGCAACCCGTGTCGGGCGCTTCGTCTGCCAGTAACCGGCTGCGCACCGCATTGGCGATTCGCGAGGACAGGCGTCTGAGCCAGCTGTCGTGCCGGTGTTTCCGGTAGCCCGCCACCAGGAAAGGTTCCGACACCGGCGCCTGCCGGCGTGCTACCTCCAGCAGCCTGGGGATGTCGGCCGGGTCGTTCTGGCCATCGCCGTCCATGGTGACGATCCACCGTCCCCAGGCCGCTTCGACCCCGGTGTAGATGGCGGTGCTCTGCCCGCAGGGACGGGGATGTTGCAATATGCGCAGCGCATCGCAGCCCTGCTGCCTAACCCGAAGCAGGCGCTCGACCGTGTCATCGGTGCTGCCGTCATCCACGTAGATGATCTCGTATTCGACCCGGCCGTCGAGCGCGGCCCGAGTCTCGCGAATCAGCGGCTCGACGCTATCAGCCTCGTCCTTGACGGGTATGACGATGGAAACGTCCACGGCGGGCGGTCTCCGGCCTGACATGGATGGATGCCTGACACGGCGGAGACGGATTCTGAGGGGGGGCACATCAACGATTCGTCAAGAGAACGTTATCGATCCGGCATCATGCGGTACCTGAGCAGCGCCACCGCCCGTCCACCGCTCGCGGCATCCCGGTACAAGAGATCGGCCTGCAGGTGCGCCGGCAGCCCGGCCAGGCTGCGGGTGGGGGCGATCAGCACCAGTTGCCCGGCCGGCGAGCCCGCCAAGGCCGCATCCAGCTCATCAAGCCGGGTCAGTGGCATGATCGGCTGCCGCAGCAGGTAGACGAAAAGCTCAGGGCTGCAACGCCAAGCCGCGACCGGCGCACCGCCGACGCGTGCCCGTTCAACCGCGGCGGCGAGCTCGACGCTCGTGTCACGTTCCTGCTGGAGCTGCGAGCGTGTGCCGCCCAGCCCGACCAGCGCGAATCCCAGCA
This Nevskiales bacterium DNA region includes the following protein-coding sequences:
- a CDS encoding DNA-3-methyladenine glycosylase I: MSTKPPLSRCAWSQVSPQYIAYHDTEWGVPVHDDRRLFEFIVLEGAQAGLSWSTILHKRENYRRAFDGFDPEKVARYTAKRIEKLLANPGIVRNRLKVESAVSNARAFLAVQEAFGSFDRYIWGFVDGRPIQNRWTSLKQIPARTPLSDTISQDLKQRGFRFVGSTIVYAHMQATGMVNDHLVSCFRHRELQGG
- a CDS encoding DUF962 domain-containing protein, translating into MSETTYKTFADFYPFYLAEHSDRTCRRLHFIGSTLVLFVLVYVIATGNLLALLLAPVFGYGFAWVGHFFFEHNKPATFKYPFYSFVGDWVMYKEILTGKIRF
- a CDS encoding glycosyltransferase family 39 protein, which translates into the protein MPVSISNDLRWLLPLLLLLAFAFQGSRGIYDPDEGRYSNVALEMLRTGDWLMPQMAPSHPHFTKPPLTYWAIASGIRLFGYNEWAARAAHALAFVFTGLLVYGLGRRLLPGKPWLPALIYATSPMPFMAANTLTTDTLLTLWETLAMFGFITAWQSPGPADRRRWLLLMWLGYGLAFLTKGPPGLLPLLACVVFLWSARGAGSVRMLFSGSGLLLFALVGLSWYGAVIGSRPELLSYFIGHEIVARVTSDQFHNSEWYKGLTLYLPGLLGGGFPWVLAILPPAFRQLRSGDWRKARSAPRPAGWLLTCWVLLPLLIFMLSSSRLTLYILPLFVPLSLLSARELQDLRWTAWQRGALALWVVLLLALKAGSDRFPYEHNAAPFAAEIRQAIGTVRPVEIVFIDRTARYGLHLYLHAPLVTLRFREPGDIPQICRRLAAAAPRLWIVKDQARALFEQAAHDCGAGAAERRGQWQDMGIYLSGSG
- a CDS encoding glycosyltransferase family 39 protein — encoded protein: MSAPDPSRRAVHLTADSRRGLWLLFAIALLMLGAGIGLRDPWPADEPRFALIARDMVWFGDWLIPHRAGELYPDKPPLFMWTIAVFYWLTGSLRHAFLLPSLLAALGILALVYDVGRRLWTPRAALFGTAALLFTVQFTDQARTAQIDALECFWIVLGLCGLLRHLLLGPAWCWFWTACIAMGFGVITKAVGFLPLLLLLPYGYARWRGWPGLPALRGGPGHWLLGGLLFVATISLWLAPMLWATSHGDDPALAEYRNDLLFHQTVDRYADGWAHPKPPWFYFVEVIPLFWLPLVLLLPWLAVAWRQRLRERDARILLLLGYVGLVLVFFSCSAGKRGLYILPALPALALASAPFLPALWQRPAVQRLGFTATLVLSLLLLGLAALLQLKPPPAVAESLAELQRSPVPLFAAMGVIGLLSALFMRPARGGLALLLLLFGFWQIYAWWAAPWFNDSRSGRGLMQTVAAHLDQNEALAIVDYAEQFILQADRPVTHFGYHPQTANELAAGIDWLGTHPGAALLVSRQQLKKKPCFDDPALVNLGRWHGEYWVLARVSALRQPLPDFCRTNGPYTRWTTRMPGSDPITTTPTTDETREHP
- a CDS encoding lipid-A-disaccharide synthase N-terminal domain-containing protein, producing MNQILFEYHALVVTPWKLVGYAGVALFAGRWLVQVQASRRWGRPVVPRLFWYMSISGSLLLLAYFVFGKNDSVGILSNLFPFSVAAYNLYLDTRRQTVKMPSGARPY
- a CDS encoding glycosyltransferase family 2 protein: MDVSIVIPVKDEADSVEPLIRETRAALDGRVEYEIIYVDDGSTDDTVERLLRVRQQGCDALRILQHPRPCGQSTAIYTGVEAAWGRWIVTMDGDGQNDPADIPRLLEVARRQAPVSEPFLVAGYRKHRHDSWLRRLSSRIANAVRSRLLADEAPDTGCGLKLFSRDGFFLLPYFDHMHRFLPALVRRHGGQVIQVEVRHRPRLNGRSKYGLHNRLWVGLADLAGVMWLIRRTRLPGKVREL